One Pocillopora verrucosa isolate sample1 chromosome 10, ASM3666991v2, whole genome shotgun sequence genomic window carries:
- the LOC131799199 gene encoding cuticle collagen 1, translated as MASKLILGCLALMVASTYARSTYKRNANPCPPGCPGSCAPACAVSCCMPPPPAPPPPPPPPPPPPEPAKPGPPGPSGRMGPPGPVGPIGPMGEAGPPGPPGPQGPPGPPGEPAPPPPPPPPCPPVCAHTCVSSCPTSCCSGRK; from the exons atggCGTCTAAATTGATCCTAGGATGCTTAGCGCTCATGGTAGCATCAACTTATGCTAGATCAA CATACAAAAGAAACGCTAACCCGTGTCCCCCAGGATGTCCCGGTAGCTGTGCGCCCGCTTGTGCGGTGTCCTGTTGTATGCCTCCGCCACCAGCACCACCACCGccaccacccccacccccaccaccACCAGAGCCAGCTAAGCCAGGACCCCCAGGACCTTCAGGAAGAATGGGACCTCCCGGACCAGTTGGACCTATCGGACCCATGGGAGAGGCCGGACCTCCAGGACCACCCGGACCCCAGGGACCCCCAGGACCACCCGGAGAACCTGCTCCtccaccaccaccaccccctCCGTGCCCTCCAGTGTGCGCCCATACCTGTGTCTCATCCTGCCCGACCTCGTGTTGCTCTGGCAGAAAGTAA